One window of the Leptospira koniambonensis genome contains the following:
- the uvrB gene encoding excinuclease ABC subunit UvrB, translating into MSSIFKIHSNYKAAGDQVQAIEKIGQAFHKGEDKVTLVGVTGSGKTFTMAQVIANMGLPTLVLSHNKTLAAQLFREFKEFFPENAVEYFVSYYDYYQPEAYVPSSDTFIEKDMSMNEEIDKLRLRATSSLLERDDVVIVSSVSCIYGLGSPEEYVNSVVALQKGDIIDRDQVIRKLLHIQYNRNDTDFSRGNFRVRGDSIEVYPAYHTDGFRIEFFGDEVDSISRIHPVTAQVIAKQEKCFIYPAKHFIMSAPLVKDAVKRIKDEMAEQEIKFTKENKFLEAQRIVSRTNYDMEMLQEMGYCNGIENYSRHLTGRKEGERPACLIDYFRGDFLLIVDESHVTIPQVGGMFAGDKARKQTLVDFGFRLPSALDNRPLNFTEFESLTPKTLYVSATPADYELEKSKTRVEQIIRPTGLLDPNVEVRPTKNQVEDLLVEIRKRIDLGERVLVTTLTKKMSEDLSDYYKELGLKVSYLHSEIETLERIEIIRDLRKGIYDVLIGINLLREGLDIPEVSLVAILDADKEGFLRNYKSLIQTIGRAARNINGTAVLYADKMTDSMTRAIEETKRRRTIQEEHNLKYRISPQTIKKEIADMIERTEKELAPEEYAAEEINKKFREKNFSSKEEMKEKIREEMLKAAKELDFERAALLRDKMLTIKVNPTEGK; encoded by the coding sequence ATGTCTTCGATATTTAAAATTCATTCCAATTACAAAGCGGCCGGGGACCAAGTCCAAGCCATAGAAAAAATAGGCCAAGCATTTCATAAGGGAGAAGATAAAGTCACCCTAGTGGGTGTGACTGGCTCCGGAAAAACATTCACCATGGCACAGGTGATCGCAAATATGGGACTTCCTACATTAGTCCTATCACATAACAAAACCTTGGCGGCTCAGTTGTTCCGAGAGTTTAAGGAGTTTTTCCCGGAAAATGCTGTGGAATACTTCGTTTCTTATTATGATTACTACCAACCCGAGGCTTACGTACCTTCTTCTGATACTTTTATAGAAAAAGATATGTCGATGAACGAGGAGATAGATAAGCTCAGATTGAGAGCAACTTCTTCTTTGTTAGAAAGAGATGATGTTGTGATCGTAAGTTCTGTTTCTTGTATTTATGGTTTAGGATCTCCAGAAGAATATGTGAACTCTGTAGTCGCCTTACAAAAAGGGGATATCATAGATAGAGATCAGGTCATTCGCAAACTTCTTCATATACAATACAATCGTAATGATACAGACTTCTCCCGCGGGAATTTTAGAGTTAGGGGAGATTCTATCGAAGTTTATCCTGCGTATCATACCGACGGATTCCGGATCGAATTTTTCGGCGACGAGGTGGATTCAATTTCAAGAATTCATCCGGTTACTGCTCAGGTAATCGCTAAACAGGAAAAATGTTTTATCTATCCTGCAAAACACTTCATCATGTCTGCTCCTTTGGTAAAGGACGCAGTTAAAAGAATTAAAGATGAGATGGCTGAACAAGAGATCAAGTTCACAAAAGAGAATAAATTTTTAGAAGCGCAACGTATCGTTTCCAGAACAAATTACGATATGGAAATGCTGCAAGAGATGGGATACTGTAACGGGATCGAAAATTATTCCCGCCATCTTACAGGAAGAAAGGAAGGAGAAAGACCTGCCTGTCTCATCGATTATTTCCGCGGAGATTTTTTACTTATAGTGGATGAGTCTCACGTAACAATTCCTCAGGTTGGAGGAATGTTTGCAGGCGATAAAGCTCGTAAACAAACTCTGGTAGATTTTGGATTCAGATTACCTTCTGCCCTAGATAATAGACCTTTAAACTTTACAGAATTTGAATCTTTAACTCCTAAAACTCTCTATGTATCTGCAACACCAGCGGATTATGAATTAGAGAAGAGTAAAACAAGAGTAGAACAGATCATCCGTCCTACAGGACTTTTAGATCCGAATGTAGAAGTTCGACCTACTAAAAACCAGGTAGAAGATCTTTTAGTAGAGATACGGAAAAGAATCGATCTGGGAGAAAGGGTTCTTGTCACCACATTGACCAAAAAAATGTCGGAAGACCTCTCCGATTATTATAAAGAATTAGGACTTAAAGTTTCTTATCTGCATTCAGAGATAGAGACCTTAGAAAGGATAGAGATTATCCGAGATCTTAGAAAGGGGATTTATGATGTCCTAATAGGGATTAACCTTTTGCGAGAAGGTTTGGATATCCCAGAGGTTTCCCTTGTTGCCATTTTAGATGCCGATAAAGAAGGTTTTTTAAGAAATTATAAATCTTTAATACAGACAATCGGTAGAGCCGCGAGGAATATCAACGGAACTGCGGTATTATACGCGGATAAGATGACAGATTCTATGACCAGAGCCATAGAAGAGACCAAAAGAAGAAGAACGATCCAAGAAGAACATAACCTGAAATACAGGATCTCTCCTCAAACGATCAAAAAGGAAATTGCCGATATGATCGAAAGGACCGAAAAAGAACTGGCTCCTGAAGAATACGCGGCAGAAGAGATCAATAAGAAGTTCAGAGAGAAAAACTTCTCTTCTAAAGAAGAAATGAAAGAGAAGATCAGAGAAGAAATGTTAAAAGCAGCAAAGGAACTCGATTTCGAAAGAGCGGCCTTACTCAGAGACAAAATGCTTACTATCAAAGTCAATCCTACAGAGGGAAAATGA
- a CDS encoding rhomboid family intramembrane serine protease codes for MRLDITIITILITAAISLYTLYGDQNLLDKLILRPFRDSKEGNYYTLATSGFVHADFSHLFFNMLTLYFFGRHVDLVLGPVGFMGLYLASILIANLVCFQKNKGDVNYASLGASGGTSGIVFASILFYPYSKIFFFFIPIPIPGPLYAVLYVAYSYYASKNRQDGINHDAHLYGALTGLAVAILVQPSSLTSFVQYVFGGLI; via the coding sequence ATGAGATTAGACATCACAATTATTACCATACTCATCACAGCGGCCATAAGCCTTTATACATTATATGGAGATCAGAATCTTTTAGATAAACTGATCCTCAGGCCATTTAGAGACTCTAAAGAAGGGAACTATTATACATTAGCTACGAGTGGATTCGTTCACGCGGATTTTTCTCATTTATTCTTTAATATGCTGACCCTTTACTTTTTTGGAAGGCATGTGGATCTGGTGCTTGGACCTGTGGGATTTATGGGTCTGTACTTAGCAAGTATACTGATTGCAAATTTGGTATGTTTTCAGAAAAATAAAGGGGATGTAAATTATGCAAGTCTAGGTGCTTCAGGTGGAACTTCTGGGATCGTATTTGCTTCTATCCTATTCTATCCGTATTCTAAAATTTTCTTTTTCTTTATACCGATCCCAATACCAGGACCACTCTATGCAGTCTTGTATGTAGCCTATTCTTATTATGCTTCTAAGAATAGACAAGATGGGATCAATCACGATGCACATCTTTATGGAGCATTAACTGGACTTGCGGTTGCAATCTTAGTACAACCGAGTTCCTTGACTTCTTTCGTGCAATACGTGTTTGGCGGATTGATATAA
- the cutA gene encoding divalent-cation tolerance protein CutA, with translation MSSSQEILVFTTLADRDLAEEYIAEMLQLGIIVSGTIFPEVALLYQWEGKLTIDSENKILLKAKADKYAAIEEYIMKKHPYLAPEIIKMDVSFGSDKFKAFIKDKIAKGG, from the coding sequence ATGTCTTCATCTCAAGAAATTTTAGTCTTCACTACTCTGGCAGATCGCGATCTAGCGGAAGAGTATATCGCAGAAATGCTCCAGCTTGGTATCATAGTAAGCGGCACCATTTTTCCGGAAGTAGCTCTTTTGTACCAATGGGAAGGAAAGCTCACAATCGATTCTGAAAACAAAATCCTTCTAAAAGCAAAAGCAGACAAGTATGCAGCGATTGAAGAATATATTATGAAAAAACATCCTTATCTCGCTCCAGAGATTATCAAAATGGATGTTAGTTTTGGTTCGGATAAATTTAAGGCTTTTATAAAGGACAAAATCGCGAAAGGAGGTTAA
- a CDS encoding LIC_10730 family protein, translated as MKIKFGILLFFFILNCFFAVDWSSNESGKIKGKGSVDDFPEAENANLSKQELSKKGKKGEFKTREEQELFDMMISAGSDQNTARNCAAKYGNCKSQCWAQYPIPKVETVFTAVTVDRKREDCIGRCSNLCDDYTPSSSRGSMPNSGKGNYSDPNAPRY; from the coding sequence ATGAAAATTAAATTCGGAATATTACTATTCTTCTTTATTCTAAACTGCTTCTTCGCAGTGGATTGGAGTTCCAACGAATCCGGCAAAATAAAAGGAAAAGGTTCCGTAGACGATTTTCCAGAAGCTGAAAATGCCAACCTAAGCAAACAGGAATTATCCAAAAAAGGTAAAAAAGGCGAGTTCAAAACCAGAGAAGAACAGGAACTTTTTGATATGATGATTTCCGCAGGTTCCGATCAAAACACTGCTCGGAACTGCGCTGCTAAATACGGAAACTGTAAGAGCCAATGTTGGGCCCAATATCCAATCCCTAAGGTAGAGACTGTTTTTACCGCAGTAACTGTGGATCGCAAGAGAGAAGATTGTATCGGAAGATGCAGTAATCTTTGTGATGATTACACTCCTTCTTCATCCAGAGGCTCTATGCCAAATTCGGGCAAAGGAAATTATTCCGATCCGAATGCTCCTAGATACTGA
- a CDS encoding serine hydrolase domain-containing protein translates to MGGLLVSSFFTSISVKRFFLFSLVILFISNCSALDWGWVKLPSGLAWDQNETLDRNPVEGFRVEFPEELGLDSRPLVELSKKLRKEKTEVRSLLILKEGNLVFERYAGGISRNHNHNMYSVTKSVVSMLLGICYTNDCGVDLEDSLSSAESSLPGLLPSELKGKESIRLKDALRMSSGMGWDSFPKKEDIRTDADPLAIAWIPTVSSAPGTKFEYSNGDTQLVAGYLEAKTGKTLYEYSKNTAFSWLGFKGEEWNTSKSGRQTAGFGLRLRPIDMAKLGQLYLDGGKWNGRQVLKPEWIAMTLEPGIEKRYGLQFWIHEFEGKPSFMANGKGGQFIYVIPHRKIVLVMTSAIWDKAPDLVLTSVLDAIKASLISTDKIPSPDREELLLRELKISARTSLDPKLKEGADETRIAAEPGMKQNHP, encoded by the coding sequence ATGGGGGGTCTTTTAGTGAGTAGTTTTTTTACAAGTATATCAGTAAAACGTTTCTTTCTCTTCTCTTTAGTTATCCTTTTTATTTCTAATTGTAGTGCACTAGACTGGGGCTGGGTCAAACTCCCTTCTGGACTCGCCTGGGACCAAAACGAAACCTTAGATAGAAACCCTGTAGAAGGTTTTCGGGTAGAATTTCCGGAAGAATTGGGACTGGATTCCAGGCCCTTGGTGGAACTTTCCAAAAAACTCAGAAAAGAAAAAACCGAGGTCCGTTCTCTTCTCATCTTAAAGGAAGGGAATCTGGTATTTGAAAGATATGCCGGAGGGATCTCCAGAAATCATAATCATAATATGTATTCTGTGACCAAATCTGTGGTCTCCATGTTACTCGGGATTTGTTATACAAATGATTGTGGAGTAGATTTAGAAGATAGTCTTTCCTCTGCTGAGTCCAGTTTGCCTGGCCTTCTTCCTTCTGAATTAAAAGGAAAAGAATCTATCCGGCTCAAAGACGCATTACGCATGAGTTCCGGAATGGGCTGGGATTCATTTCCTAAAAAGGAAGATATTAGAACGGACGCAGATCCGCTTGCGATTGCTTGGATCCCTACTGTATCTTCCGCACCTGGAACTAAATTCGAATATTCTAATGGAGATACTCAATTAGTCGCGGGTTATCTGGAAGCCAAGACAGGTAAGACATTATATGAATATTCCAAAAACACTGCATTCTCTTGGTTAGGTTTTAAGGGAGAAGAATGGAATACATCCAAATCAGGAAGACAGACCGCGGGATTTGGACTTCGTTTGAGACCGATCGATATGGCGAAACTCGGACAGCTTTATCTGGACGGTGGAAAATGGAATGGTCGTCAGGTATTAAAGCCTGAATGGATCGCTATGACCTTAGAGCCAGGCATTGAAAAAAGATACGGGCTGCAATTCTGGATCCATGAATTTGAAGGTAAACCTAGCTTCATGGCAAACGGAAAAGGTGGCCAATTCATCTATGTGATCCCTCATCGTAAAATTGTTTTAGTAATGACAAGCGCTATCTGGGATAAAGCACCTGATTTAGTTTTAACTTCTGTATTGGATGCGATCAAGGCATCTTTAATATCTACAGATAAAATCCCTTCTCCCGATAGGGAAGAATTACTGCTTCGAGAATTAAAAATATCTGCCAGAACTTCTTTAGACCCTAAGCTTAAAGAAGGGGCAGACGAAACAAGGATTGCAGCGGAACCAGGGATGAAACAAAATCATCCATAA
- a CDS encoding type 1 glutamine amidotransferase domain-containing protein: MKTVLIPIPQIDFDPTEVSVPWKVLKENGYKIIFATPSGTSGEADFRMVTGKGLGILSPVLRAKNDDVLLYRELEKSNEFLNPKKYESVKLDSFDVLLLPGGHAKGMRVYLESEPLQKLVGNTFAERKPVAAICHGVLLAARSKNPKTKKSSLYGLKTTGLLKSQELLAWNLTRAWLGDYYRTYPTPLQDEVISFLESSTDFQEGPMPIARDSFSNIKPGFSIIDKSYLSARWPGDAHKFARELPEFFG; this comes from the coding sequence ATGAAGACAGTTCTAATCCCAATCCCTCAAATCGATTTCGATCCCACAGAAGTATCCGTACCTTGGAAGGTTTTAAAAGAGAACGGATATAAGATCATATTTGCAACTCCAAGCGGCACCTCAGGCGAAGCTGATTTTAGAATGGTAACCGGAAAAGGTTTAGGAATTCTTTCTCCAGTTTTAAGAGCGAAGAATGATGATGTTCTTCTTTATAGAGAATTAGAAAAATCGAATGAGTTTTTAAATCCTAAAAAGTATGAGTCTGTAAAATTAGATTCTTTTGATGTGCTACTTCTTCCTGGAGGACATGCAAAAGGAATGAGAGTTTATCTGGAATCCGAACCGTTGCAGAAATTGGTAGGAAATACATTCGCAGAGAGAAAACCTGTAGCTGCGATTTGTCATGGAGTACTTCTTGCTGCAAGATCCAAAAATCCTAAAACAAAAAAGTCCAGCTTATACGGACTGAAAACCACAGGGCTTTTGAAATCCCAGGAACTTTTGGCATGGAATTTAACCAGGGCTTGGCTTGGAGATTATTATAGAACTTATCCTACACCATTGCAGGACGAAGTAATTTCATTTCTGGAATCCAGCACTGATTTCCAAGAAGGGCCAATGCCTATAGCGAGAGATAGTTTTTCTAATATTAAACCGGGGTTCAGTATTATAGATAAGTCTTATCTTTCTGCAAGATGGCCTGGAGACGCGCATAAGTTTGCCCGTGAACTTCCTGAATTCTTCGGATAG
- a CDS encoding HAD-IA family hydrolase yields MSSKEHYIFLDVGDTLLTMKKPAGEVYFEVLKEFGLDGSKHPNGYMERAFRKAYAHMTRHPLPDFRDKFHAHEDGSEGWWRELLGFFLKEIGSDLEPDPIFQSIFKRFDEPSVWEIDPGFYELVEFAKQRGSGLGIISNWDHRLKQLLASVGVLDHFYPVIVSAEFGYEKPSPLIFQEAEKIVGLSPDKLVYCGDKVELDIVPTRSRGWSAFHKHAEGDIRDLGELTAILKKG; encoded by the coding sequence ATGAGCTCCAAAGAACATTATATTTTTCTGGATGTGGGAGACACTCTCCTAACAATGAAAAAGCCAGCAGGCGAAGTGTATTTTGAAGTTCTAAAAGAATTCGGCCTGGATGGTTCTAAACATCCAAACGGTTATATGGAGCGAGCCTTTCGTAAGGCATATGCACACATGACGCGTCATCCACTTCCTGACTTTAGAGATAAGTTTCACGCACATGAAGATGGAAGCGAAGGCTGGTGGAGAGAATTACTTGGCTTCTTCTTAAAAGAAATTGGATCAGATCTGGAACCAGATCCTATCTTCCAATCTATATTCAAACGTTTTGATGAACCTTCCGTCTGGGAAATTGATCCTGGTTTTTATGAGTTAGTTGAATTTGCAAAACAAAGAGGTTCTGGTCTAGGGATCATTTCTAATTGGGATCATAGACTCAAACAATTATTAGCGAGTGTAGGTGTTCTTGATCATTTTTATCCTGTAATTGTCTCTGCAGAATTTGGATATGAAAAACCTTCTCCTTTGATCTTTCAAGAAGCGGAGAAGATTGTGGGACTTTCTCCTGACAAATTGGTTTATTGTGGAGATAAGGTGGAGTTGGATATTGTTCCTACAAGATCAAGAGGATGGAGTGCATTTCATAAACATGCAGAAGGAGATATCCGAGATTTGGGCGAGCTGACCGCTATACTAAAAAAAGGGTAG
- a CDS encoding NADPH-dependent FMN reductase has protein sequence MKVLAVSGSLRKGSSNTALLLAAQRISNDSLQITLADPLDRIPHFNPDLDTDTPPKEITKWRRELKEADAILFSSPEYAFAIPGVLKNALDWIVSSAELYGKPVGLINASPGYGGASKAQEALIQLLNVLTVKINDGCVLSISGVNKKIDSEGYITDAQTEEELRNCLQNIENLIRESG, from the coding sequence ATGAAAGTACTCGCCGTCTCCGGAAGTTTAAGAAAAGGTTCTTCCAACACAGCCTTATTACTCGCAGCCCAAAGGATCTCAAATGATTCTTTGCAAATTACTCTCGCAGATCCATTAGATCGGATCCCACATTTTAATCCAGACTTAGATACAGACACTCCTCCTAAAGAAATTACGAAATGGAGAAGGGAACTGAAAGAAGCAGATGCAATTCTTTTCTCTAGTCCAGAGTATGCGTTTGCGATCCCAGGTGTTTTAAAGAATGCTTTGGATTGGATAGTGTCAAGTGCCGAACTTTATGGAAAGCCTGTTGGACTCATCAATGCATCTCCTGGTTATGGAGGAGCCTCAAAAGCACAAGAAGCACTTATTCAATTATTGAATGTTCTTACAGTTAAGATTAACGATGGTTGTGTCTTAAGTATTTCCGGCGTAAACAAAAAGATAGATTCTGAAGGATACATAACGGATGCTCAGACAGAAGAAGAACTTCGAAATTGTTTGCAGAATATAGAAAATTTAATCAGGGAATCAGGTTAA